The nucleotide window AGCTGCAGTTGCATTTTCATTTTATCCGGCTGGACTTGATGACTTGATGAATATTTCAGACGCTGGTGAAGTTATGCCGCCAAAATCAACCTGGTTTGAACCTAAGTTAAGAGATGGATTGTTAACACATTTAATTTAAATCTCCGTGCCTCTGTGCCTCTGTGGTGAAGAAAAAAGATTTACCACAGAGACACGGAGCCACAGAGAAAATCACAAAGAAAATAAACTTAAAGGAAAAAATATCATGGAAAAAAGAATCTATAACCTAAATGCTGGTCCGGCAGTTTTACCGGAAGAAGTTTTGCTTGAAGCACAAAAAGAATTATTTACTCTTCCGAGAGTTGGAATGTCTATCCTGGAAATTTCTCACCGCTCAAAAACTTTTGATGCAATTCTTGCCGATGCTAAAAGTGGAATCAAACAATTGTTAAATGTTCCTGATAATTATGAAATTTTATTTTTACAGGGCGGCGCAAGTCTCCAGTTTTCAATGGTGCCTTTAAACTTAATGCCTCCTAAAAATAAAGCAGATTATATCTCAACAGGAAGCTGGTCCAAGAAAGCAATTAAAGAAGCAAAGCGCGTTGGAACTGTTAATGTTGCCGCATCCACTGAAGAAGGTGAAGGAGATAAAAAATATTTTAAACGCATTCCAAAACAAAGCGAATTGAAACTTGATCCTGATGCTTCTTATGTTCACTTTACATCCAACAATACAATTTACGGAACTGAGTGGATGAGCGAACCTGAAGTTGGAAACGTTCCGCTTGTTTGTGATGCTTCATCAGATATTCTTCACAAAAAAATTGATGTGAGCAAATACGCTATGATTTATGCCGGTGCTCAGAAAAATATTGGACCATCGGGAGTTGTACTTGTTATTATCAGAAAAGATATGCTTGAACGAAGTCAGGATTCTCTGCACACAATGCTTAATTATAAAATCCAGGCAGAAAATAATTCGATGTATAATACGCCAAATACTTTTGGAATTTATATCATCAAACTTGTTACAAAATATCTTTTAAATCATAGGTGGACTTGATAAGATGTATGAAATCAACAAAGCAAAAGCGAAACTTCTTTATGATGCAATTGATAACAGTGATGGATTTTATAAAGGGCACGCAGCAAAAGATTCGCGCTCTTTAATGAATGTTACATTTAATCTTGCTACTCCAGATTTAGAAAAGAAACTAATTGATGAAGCAACAAAAGCCGGGTTCATTGGATTGAAAGGTCATCGTTCTGTTGGCGGATTGCGTGCATCAATTTATAATGCGTTTCCAATTAAAGGAGTAGAGGCGCTTGTGGCTTTTATGAGTGATTTTCAAAAGAAGAATGGATAAGATTACTTGTAATTCCAGGCGGTAAAAAATAATTTTTACCGTTTAATTTTTAGAGAATAACAGAAAAATATTTTTAAAAGTAAAAAAAGGAATATTATGAAAAACATTATAATAGTATTTACAACGGCAGTGTTATTTATTTCCTGCGGAAAAGAAGAAACAAAGTTTGAAGCATTTAGTGCCGAAGCTTTTGCTTATGATTTGGGCGGCAGTTGGGAAGTAAATGCAAGCACACGGGTGAAAGGGATGGCTCAAAAGAAGACGGCGAATATTTTGTTGCTGCTATTTCGTATTCGGTTGATCTAACAAAACCCTCCGGTGAAGTTGTTAAAAATGTTTATGAAGACAAGCAGGATTTTTCTAAGGATGAAGAATTTATTGATATACCATTAGAGGTTCAGTTTGTTCTTGATTCTACCTACACCTCCGGAAATTACAAAGCTACTTTTCATGTAAAAGATAATTCGACAGGCGAATCAACTGAAGTGTCTGCTGATTTTAAAATGTAGTGTGATCAGGCGAAATATTCGGGAGGAATAAGCTTTCTTGAGGAGTACCCGGATTCAAGATCGTGATAGTATTTAATTTCATCTTCGTCACTTCGCCAGCAGAGTAAAACATCCTCTCCGTTTATCATTGAAGGAAAATCAACTAAGCCTATTTTAAAATTGGGATCCTTAAAGTAACAGCCAATTTCTTCCAGCTCAAGCATAAAGCCGTCAATTTCAGAAGCAAGTTTTTTAATTCGTGAATCCTCGTCAAGATTACCAGCAAGTTCTTCTGCAATCAACCTCATTTCTGCAGCGTTGTCAAGAATATCGCGAACAATGTTTTTGACTAAAGGAAGTGTGCGATTAGCCTCTGCTATTGAAAATAATTTAATCTCTGTTGTCATGGACTTAGTTTATTTAAATTTACTGTTACAAAATTAGTATTAATAATCAATAAAAAAAGACAAAGAAAAACTGTTCGAAATTATTTTTGAAATAACACGAAGAAAAAAATTATATGAGTAGTACCAATCTATTAAAAACAATTAGTGAAACCGGCATATCGTATGCGGATTATAAAAGTATTTTAATGCGGCAAGTTCAAAATTATAATGATGAATTGGCGACAGAGGAAGAAAAAAATCAAATTCAAAACAGAAAACTGAATTTGCAAAGAACTAATCGGCTTGATAAACATTTTCATCCTTCGGAGAAGAGCATTCAAAAATTTCAACAAATCAATTCAAAGCAAATATGGATGATCATATCCGAAACCTGGTGCGGTGATTCTGCACAAAACCTACCAATAATTTCGGCACTAACAAATCTTTCGAATTATATTGAACTAAAAATTCTTTTTAGAGATGAACATCCGGAAATTATGAATTTGTATTTGGAAGGAGGAGGCAAAAAAAGTATTCCAAAATTAGTTTCCTTTAACGAAAATGGAGATGAACTTTTTCAGTGGGGACCTCGCCCGCAGCAGGCAAAATTACTGTTCGACAAAATGATTTCCGATGGTATTGATAAAGATGAAAGAAGAAAAGCCCTTCATCTTTGGTACGGACGTGATAGAGGCATCTCTGTTGAAAATGAACTCGTTAATCTTATCGAAGTATTTCTAAGGGTTATTGTTCATTCATAGCAATAGTTTAGTAAATATTTTTATAAGTGAGAAAAGAGGATTGAAAAATTATCCGGGTTGAGATTTGATTATTACTAATGTCAAGAAATAACTCGAATTAAATCATTAAACCTATCCGACCTCGACTGCTCGCAGTCGTATGATTTTTGATAGTAAATATTCTATTGTAACTCAATTTCAAAGTTGCTTAGTTAGTAATAAATCATTTACAATCATAATCTTTAGGGGATAGTATGAAAATAATTTTTCAACTCCTGGTTTTCTCCGTGATAGCACTTCAATTCAATCTTCATTCTCAGTCACCCATCGTTCAGCAAATAGTTGATTCAGCCAATCAGGATTCGCTGATGTATTTTGTAAAGGAATTATCCGGCAATGTTCCAACAATTATCAATGGGACATTACAAACAATAGTTTCCCGTAATAAATATCAGCCCGGCAACGCTCTCGCCGAAACTTATATTAAACAAAAACTTCAGTATTACGGATTAACAACTTCTATTCAATCTTTCAGTTCAACCGGTAAAAACGTTTTAGGCGTTCAGGTGGGGTCAGAATTACCCAATCAAAAATATATTATCTGTGCACACTATGATGACATGCCTTCAGGCTCAACAGCCCCCGGAGCAGACGACAACGCAAGTGGGACTTCAGCCGTATTGGAAGCAGCAAGAATTTTTTCGCAGTACACATTTCCTTTTACCATTGTTTATGCATTATGGGATGAAGAAGAACAAGGGCTGGTAGGAAGTAATTATTATGCCAATCAAGCTGCTTCGTCCGGAGATTCAATCATCGGTGTGATAAATATGGACATGATAGCTTATGATTCTGATAACGATATGGTCGCTAATATTCACACGCGAAATGTTGGAACTTCGCTTGAACTTTATGATAAAATGATTGAAGCAAATATTCAATACGGGATTAACTTCAACCTTGTTGAATATAATCCCGGCGAAGAATATAGCGATCACGCATCATTCTGGAATGCCGGCTATGGAGCAATTTTATTGATCGAAGATGATGCAGACTTTAATGCTTACTATCATAGTGTCAATGATCTTATCATTCATTTTAATGAAGCATACTATTTAAAGTCTGCAAAACTTGCTTTTGCTACACTTGCCTCATTTGCGCTTAACCTGAATATGCAAATTATTCACACGCCTTTTGCTTCAATTGATTATTCGCAGGATATGGAATTAACAGCAAACATAGTTACAGGTTTAAATATTGGAAGTGGAATTTCGGGTCCGCGACTTTACTACCGCACAAGCACAGGGGGAGGTTTTTCTGATTTTATTGAGATAGCCGGAACTCCTTTAATGAGTAATACAGAGTATAGTTTTATTATCCCTGCTCAGCAGCTTGGAACAATTGTGCAGTATTATTTGGCAGCACAGGATGATAATTCGTCAGTTGTGGTAACCCTTCCCACTGGTGGAGGCGGGTTTAATCCACCGGGAAATACTCCACCGCCGCATGCATTCCAATTCTACGTTGCCCCGGTTACTTTTGCTCTGGTTGATTCGGCTAATAATACAAATAATTGGCAGTCAACAGGCGGGTGGAATATTACAACTCAGAAATTTGTTTCCGCTCCTTACTCCTTTACTGAATCTCCTTCGGGCAATTATCAGAGTAATACAACGGCGACTTTTACTTATTTAAATGAAATAAACCTTTCAAATATTTTGGGCGCTTCACTAGAGTTTTACACTCAATGGGATATTGAAAATGATTGGGACTATGGACAAATTCAGGTTTCTACTAATGGTGGAACAAACTGGACTGCTCTCGAAGGACTTTACTCAAATCCCGGGACAGGGACTTTTCAACCGCCTGATGAACCTTTGTACGATGGTTCGCAGCTAACCTGGGTCGTAGAAAATATAGATCTAACTGAATTTATTGGTCAAAGTGTTAAGCTCAGATTCTATTTCCAATCCGATCAATCTGTTACCGGAGATGGATGGTATATTGATGATATACGATTGATGACCTTTGCAATTGTTCCGGTAGAACTAACATCCTTCACCGCAACTGCAACGCAAAACTCCGCTTCGCTTAACTGGCAAACAGCAACAGAGACAAATAACAGCGGGTTTGAGATTGAAAGAAAACAAGTCGGCAGTCCGCAGTCTTCTGTCAGCAATCTGGAATGGAGTGTTGTTGTTTTCGTTCCCGGATTTGGAACTACCACTGAACCAAAGAATTATTCTTTCATTGATGAAAATCTTCCTGCAGGAAAATATCAATACAGATTAAAACAAATAGACTTTGATGGAAGCTTCGAATACTCAAACACAGTTGAAGTTGAAATCTCTTCACCAACAGAATTTACATTGGAGCAGAACTATCCGAATCCATTTAACCCTTCAACAAAAATAAAATATACAATCCCCACTGTCACCCTGAGCTTGTCGAAGGGTGACGTTTATGTAACATTGAAAGTTTACGATGTACTTGGAAATGAAATCGCAACACTCGCAAACGAAACACAGCAGCCCGGTACTTACGAAGTTGAGTTCAACGTAGGACAGGCTATCAGCCTCTCAAGCGGCGTGTATTATTACCAGTTACGGGTCGGTGGTTTTGTTGAGACAAAGAAGATGATTTTGGTGAAGTAATTTCATAATAATTGCCATGAAATAATCCATATCATCAACAATATTTAAAAAGAAAAAAGGGATTGATAATTAAGTCAATCCCTTTTTAATAAAAGCCTGCAGTTGAATTATTTCAGAACAGCGTCTTTAGCTTGTTTAGCAATTCTGAATTTCAATGCCTTCTTTGCTGGTATAACCATTGTCTCGCCGGTGGCTGGGTTTCTGCCCATTCTTTTTTTCCTTTGAACTACAAGTAATTTGCCTAAGCCGGGAATCACGAATGCTTTCTTAGCTTCTCTATAAGCTAAGCCTACTATTTCATCAAGAAAAACACCAGATAACTTTTTTGTTGTTCCGGTTTTTTTAGCTAGATGATCTATTATCTGGGATTTGGTCATTGATTTGTAAGCCATAAATAGTGCCTCTCCTTAATTAATGAATAATTATTTCAATGGTTAAAATAAAGATAATTTGTCTCAAAGAAAATGTTTTAATAGAATTATTCGAATAAATTTTTACCGGCATATTTATGTTGAAGCCTGTTTATAGTAGTAAAACAAATACTACTTTGCGGCTTAAATCTCATTTAAGTATTTTCACAACACTATTAAATAAATTTAACGGTACTTTCATTTAATGAAAAATTTTTCTTTTCTCGTTTTCATCTTTACCATCAGCAGTATTTATGCACAGCAGGATTCGCTTTCCATTTTTAAAAGTTTGCCTAATGATACTACTTTTGTCAGCGACTCTTCTTTGACTGACTCCTCTTCATTGGTAAGATTAAAACCTGATTCACTTATTGTGCTTAATTTAAAATGTTTTTCGGAAAATTCATTTTTCATTAATAATAAAGATATCACATTCAATGATTACCGGTATGCCGGTGATTTCTTGAGAATATTTCCTTTTACTTTTATTAAAGATCTCGTGTTTATCGGGCTGCCGAATTAAATATATTTGTGTGGTGTACCTTCCTCTGCTGCAACTTATATGAACGATGGAATTTACTTTAATAACAGATTTAATCTGCGAACTGATCTGAATCATATTCAAACAGAATCAGTTGATTCAATCGAAGTAATAAATCTACCCAGGGGATTTTTATACGGAGCAGAACTTAATCCTGTTGCGATCAACTTTATTGAAAAAGATATTTATTCAAAACAACCTTTCACTAGAATTAAGTATTACGAAGGACCGTTTGGCGAAGCTTTTGTAGATGGTAAATTCAGTATAAATGCTTTTAAAAGAATTAACATTTCTGCAGATGTTTCAAACAAAAAAGTGGATAACAGATATGTTAATTCTGATTTTAGCCTTTGGCGTGCAGGTGTAAAAGTTAAATATTTTCTATCCAACTCAATTAACTTAATTGGAAGCTACTATCATATTAAATCAGTAGCCGGGTTTAATGGTGGGGTTGATGTAGACAGCATAGCTACTTACTCGACAGATATAAACAACATATTGTACGATAATGTACTTGCGCCGGTAAAATACCCCACGCGATTTCTAAAATCTACCCAGCATCATTTCGCATTACGCACCCTTGCTGATTTTGAAGGGTGGGGACGTTCTGATATCCAGCTCTACTATAAATTTACGCTCGATGAAGATTATGAACCGCTGAGCACTTATGAAAATAAATTAACAAACAAGAATAAAGTAATCGGCATAAGCACCTCACAAACTTTGAAATACGGTTTTTGGAAATTGATTTTATTTGGAAATTATGAGAAACAAATTTTACGCGACATAAATGTCGTTCCGCCCTATTTCAATGAAGATACACTGAATATTAATTCAATTTCATTTTCTGCAATCGGTTCATTTTATTTATTTGATAGCACTATTGTTCCTTCCTTCTTTTCAAGAATAAAAAACCAAAGCTCCGATGCAAATTATCCTTTGACTTATAATAAAAATCTTTTCGGTTATGGAGCAGATGTGGCATTAAGAATTATTGATGAAATTAAAATTTATCTGGGCATTTCGTCATTCGATCAATATTTTACTGAGTGGAAACAAATGATCATCGAAGAAATTGGTGTTGAAGCCGAGTATAAAATTGTCAGCGCAAAATTAAAATTTTTCAACATGAATAATAGGTACACCCAAACCATTTATCCGATGATAGATTACACCGGTTATAATAGTAATGATTTTATCGGTGCTTCACTTAATGCAAATATTAATCTCTGGAGTTTTTCTCTTGAAACTTTGACAAGCTTTTATCACAATTCCGACCCGAATACAGGGGCAAATGTTCTTGATGTACCTGATGCAACTTTTCGAGGTGGGGTCTATTTTATAGGATCGGCATTTGATTCTAACCTGGACATAAAAACAGGATTTGTTTTTAACTATACCGGGAAGCAAATAATCACTGACCATCAGTTTTTTAATTTGGTTGTTGATCCCTCTTACAAACTTGATTTTACGCTTGCTGGTCAAATTCAAAAGGTAGCAACTGTTTATTTCACTTGGGAAAATTTATTCGACAACGACTACTTTATTACGCCATATTATCCTATGCCAAACAGGAATATTCGTTTTGGTCTATCATGGGAATTATTTAATTAAACTATTATTCTGATGTCTGTTTTTAGTTTCCGCTATAACATTACAGAAAAAAAAATATTTATATTTTTAATCCTCGCTGCAATTCTAACTGAAATATTTTATTTGATCCTTGCTTTTAATTCGGAGGGTAAAGAAAGTATTCCACTTTACATGTTCGTTTACTTTGAAGCTTTTTTAATATTTTTCTTTTCCTGGCTCATAATCAAAAGAGTTCCATTTAACGAAAAAACCGACAGTGAAATTCTAAAGTTATTTTCGAAAATTATTTCTATAAATTCAGATGAGCAGTTCAAATTAAAACTACCGCTCTTTATTATTGTAACTGGATTGCTGTTCAGATTAACTCTTTTTCCATCCACCCCTTCTACATCGGATGATGTTTACAGATATGTTTGGGAAGGTAAAGTTGTTGTGAACGGCTTTAATCCATTTACCACTCCCCCGAACTCAAATGTACTCAGTTCACTTCAGGATTCTAATTACACTAAAGTCACTTATAAAAATATTCCGGCAATTTATCCGCCTTTTTCTCAATTAGTCTTTGCGACGGCATACATTTTAACAGAAGATAATCTTCTCGGGCTAAAGTTAATTTATTTTATTTGTGAATTTTTCACTTTAATATTTTTATTAAAACTTCTTCACTTGAAAAAAATAAATTTAAACAGAATAATACTTTATGCCTGGCTTCCATTGCCGATTATGGAATATTTTGTGAATGTTCATCTTGATCCGGTTGGAATAATGTTTCTGATTATCGCAGTTTATTTTATTGAAAGGGAAAAATTTGCGGGCGCATCCGTTTTTCTTGCACTCTCATTTTTATCAAAACTGATCGGAATATTTTTATTGCCTTTGATTTTTAGAAAAGCCGGGATCAATAAATCAGTCCTATTTATTTTCATCTTTAGTTTTGTTTCAATAATCTTTTACCTGCCATTTGCTGATGAAAGTTTTTCAACATTTACAGCATTTTCGACTTATTTATCCAACTGGGAATTTAACGGATCAATTTACAATTCATTTAAGGTGCTGTTCAGCAACAGTGAAACTGCACGAATGATTTGCGGGATTATCTTTATCTCATTAGTTGTTTACATCTCATCCACATATAAAGATTTTTCAAAGGCGGGGTTTTATATTTTTCTATGCTGGGCAATTCTATCAACCACACTTTTTTCATGGTATCTTGGCTGGCTTGCAGTTCTAAATCCATTTGTAAACTTTTTTTCTGTGATGAGTTTGTTATTTACAATAAACCTTACGAACTTTTCTCCGCTTGGCAATGAATGGCGCGAATATGGATTTGTGCTTGCAATAGAATATGTGCCGTTTTTTCTGCTGCTGGTTTACGATTTTCTATTCGAAGCCCGAAAAATTAAAGACTGAGCATATCTTTAAATTTAATTGCCTGCCTGCGCGAGACTTCAATTTTATGCCCGCCTTTTAGCTTTACAAGCAAACCGCCGTTAAGCCAGGGTTCTATATTTTCTACCCATTTTAAATTAATAATGTGTTTTCGATTTGCCCGAAAAAACGCTTTGTTGTCTAATCTTTCATCAAGATAATTAAGCGTTCTCAAAATCAACGGTTTATGTTCATCGAAAAAAAGACGCACATAATTTCCTTCGGATTCAAACAACCGGATGGTAGAAAGTTTTACAAACCAGCATTTATCCCCATCCTTTACAAATATCTGATCGTTTTCGGTAAGGGCAGGGGCTTCCAATTGAGAGACAATTTGTTTTTTTTGCTTTTCCAGAATTTTTTTAACCGTATCCTCAAGACGCTTTGGTTCAATTGGTTTTAAAAGGTAATCCATTGCATTGAAATCGAATGCTTTCAAAGCGTACTCGTCATAAGCAGTTGTGAACACCACGATCGGGACACTGTCAAGTTCCTCAAGTAGTTGAAATCCTGTTTTGCCGGGCATTTGAATATCAAGGAAAATAATATCCGGATTTAATTCGGTGATTTTATTTAACGCATCGTCAGCATTAACAGCTTCTCCGACAACATTTATTTCTTTGAATGGTTCAAGAAGTCTTTTCAATTCAGTGCGTGCAAGGCGTTCGTCATCTATTATTAAAGCTTTCATTTTTTACCTCCGGTTGGAATAACTAAT belongs to Ignavibacteriales bacterium and includes:
- a CDS encoding thioredoxin family protein; translated protein: MSSTNLLKTISETGISYADYKSILMRQVQNYNDELATEEEKNQIQNRKLNLQRTNRLDKHFHPSEKSIQKFQQINSKQIWMIISETWCGDSAQNLPIISALTNLSNYIELKILFRDEHPEIMNLYLEGGGKKSIPKLVSFNENGDELFQWGPRPQQAKLLFDKMISDGIDKDERRKALHLWYGRDRGISVENELVNLIEVFLRVIVHS
- a CDS encoding M28 family peptidase gives rise to the protein MKIIFQLLVFSVIALQFNLHSQSPIVQQIVDSANQDSLMYFVKELSGNVPTIINGTLQTIVSRNKYQPGNALAETYIKQKLQYYGLTTSIQSFSSTGKNVLGVQVGSELPNQKYIICAHYDDMPSGSTAPGADDNASGTSAVLEAARIFSQYTFPFTIVYALWDEEEQGLVGSNYYANQAASSGDSIIGVINMDMIAYDSDNDMVANIHTRNVGTSLELYDKMIEANIQYGINFNLVEYNPGEEYSDHASFWNAGYGAILLIEDDADFNAYYHSVNDLIIHFNEAYYLKSAKLAFATLASFALNLNMQIIHTPFASIDYSQDMELTANIVTGLNIGSGISGPRLYYRTSTGGGFSDFIEIAGTPLMSNTEYSFIIPAQQLGTIVQYYLAAQDDNSSVVVTLPTGGGGFNPPGNTPPPHAFQFYVAPVTFALVDSANNTNNWQSTGGWNITTQKFVSAPYSFTESPSGNYQSNTTATFTYLNEINLSNILGASLEFYTQWDIENDWDYGQIQVSTNGGTNWTALEGLYSNPGTGTFQPPDEPLYDGSQLTWVVENIDLTEFIGQSVKLRFYFQSDQSVTGDGWYIDDIRLMTFAIVPVELTSFTATATQNSASLNWQTATETNNSGFEIERKQVGSPQSSVSNLEWSVVVFVPGFGTTTEPKNYSFIDENLPAGKYQYRLKQIDFDGSFEYSNTVEVEISSPTEFTLEQNYPNPFNPSTKIKYTIPTVTLSLSKGDVYVTLKVYDVLGNEIATLANETQQPGTYEVEFNVGQAISLSSGVYYYQLRVGGFVETKKMILVK
- a CDS encoding response regulator, translated to MKALIIDDERLARTELKRLLEPFKEINVVGEAVNADDALNKITELNPDIIFLDIQMPGKTGFQLLEELDSVPIVVFTTAYDEYALKAFDFNAMDYLLKPIEPKRLEDTVKKILEKQKKQIVSQLEAPALTENDQIFVKDGDKCWFVKLSTIRLFESEGNYVRLFFDEHKPLILRTLNYLDERLDNKAFFRANRKHIINLKWVENIEPWLNGGLLVKLKGGHKIEVSRRQAIKFKDMLSL
- a CDS encoding DUF2203 domain-containing protein; this encodes MTTEIKLFSIAEANRTLPLVKNIVRDILDNAAEMRLIAEELAGNLDEDSRIKKLASEIDGFMLELEEIGCYFKDPNFKIGLVDFPSMINGEDVLLCWRSDEDEIKYYHDLESGYSSRKLIPPEYFA
- a CDS encoding HU family DNA-binding protein → MAYKSMTKSQIIDHLAKKTGTTKKLSGVFLDEIVGLAYREAKKAFVIPGLGKLLVVQRKKRMGRNPATGETMVIPAKKALKFRIAKQAKDAVLK